In one Sphingomonas hankookensis genomic region, the following are encoded:
- a CDS encoding glutathione S-transferase family protein — MLKLIIGNKAYSSWSLRGWLAAKLSGLPFEEVVVPLYDADWDKRREGDEFAPSSGKVPILWDGDDIVVWDSLAIVEYLNEKSGGDKFWPADPAARAMARSMAAEMHSGFAPLRRKHSMNVRQVYDPTQPDDDVAADLSRIYELWAQARARFGQGGDYLFGEFGAADIMFAPVATRIVTYSLPCPRFAMGYIITLLQHPWMQDWIASAQEEDWVLEQYEQPVK, encoded by the coding sequence ATGCTGAAGCTCATCATCGGGAACAAGGCCTATTCCTCCTGGTCGCTGCGCGGCTGGCTGGCGGCCAAGCTGTCAGGCCTGCCGTTCGAGGAGGTCGTCGTGCCGCTCTACGACGCCGACTGGGACAAACGCCGCGAAGGCGACGAATTCGCGCCGTCGTCGGGCAAGGTGCCGATCCTGTGGGACGGCGACGACATCGTCGTGTGGGACAGCCTGGCGATCGTCGAATATCTCAACGAGAAATCGGGCGGCGACAAATTCTGGCCGGCCGACCCGGCGGCGCGCGCCATGGCCCGGTCGATGGCCGCCGAAATGCATTCGGGCTTCGCGCCGCTACGCCGCAAGCACAGCATGAACGTCCGCCAGGTCTATGATCCGACCCAACCCGACGACGACGTCGCCGCCGACCTTTCGCGCATCTACGAGCTATGGGCACAGGCCCGCGCCCGCTTCGGCCAGGGTGGCGACTATCTGTTCGGCGAATTCGGCGCGGCCGACATCATGTTCGCGCCGGTCGCGACGCGGATCGTCACCTATTCGCTGCCCTGCCCGCGCTTCGCGATGGGCTATATCATCACCCTGTTGCAGCACCCATGGATGCAGGACTGGATCGCCAGCGCCCAGGAAGAAGACTGGGTCCTCGAACAGTACGAACAGCCGGTGAAATAA
- a CDS encoding DUF6402 family protein — MRREQWPIGAALMDRWFAAKAWAMPTAVKRGQQPAPPRAVDTTTVTMAWAMAVPRFAAAQRRLLATWSRGERLGPSPGEVVRRSCGGCASTVSPVIARSASAT, encoded by the coding sequence ATGCGGCGCGAGCAATGGCCGATTGGCGCAGCATTGATGGATCGCTGGTTCGCAGCGAAGGCCTGGGCCATGCCGACAGCCGTCAAGCGCGGCCAGCAACCAGCGCCGCCGCGTGCCGTCGATACCACCACCGTCACGATGGCATGGGCAATGGCGGTGCCGCGCTTCGCCGCTGCCCAACGCCGGCTGCTGGCAACATGGTCGCGTGGTGAGCGGCTCGGTCCCAGTCCGGGCGAAGTCGTGCGCAGGTCCTGCGGTGGATGCGCATCTACCGTGTCGCCGGTGATCGCTCGTTCCGCTTCGGCGACCTGA
- the yidC gene encoding membrane protein insertase YidC → MKNDQKNFLLFAVLAALVLFGWPYIANHFFPAANPPVTKLEDGRSKPVANPATDPAADTANAIRDRAVVLRETPRVLIETPSVRGSINLRGGRIDDLVLVRHKETIAKDSPPVRLLSPSGTADAYFAQFGWSGTGITPPPADALWTASGAKLTPTTPVTLTTQAGSQRYLMQISVDNDYMFTVRQSIVNTGAQPVQVATYGLLSRRGSPVDKDTMTIQVGPIYEAGNGVKFDVDYKDIDAAPTTFNAKGGWLGFTDHYWMTALIPDQNAQHGLSLKGADQRHQADYRSPTLATLNPGQAMTQSARFFAGAKENKVLNAYEEQGVPYFSRSIDWGWFRVVEEPIFVYLDWLFRMVGNFGVAIILLTLTIRGLMFPIAQRQFASMAAMRAIQPKLKVLQERYKDDKPRLQQEMMALYKTEKVNPVAGCLPTLIQIPIFYALYKVLLLTIEMRHQPFVGWIKDLSAPDPATILNLFGYLDFTPPHFLAIGIVPVLLGISMYFQFKLNPAPMDDMQKQVFGLMPWVLMFIMAPFAVGLQVYWITSNLLTIAQQQLLYSRHPALKQAPAK, encoded by the coding sequence GTGAAGAACGACCAGAAGAATTTCCTGCTGTTCGCGGTACTGGCTGCGCTGGTGCTGTTCGGCTGGCCGTACATCGCCAACCATTTCTTCCCGGCCGCCAATCCGCCGGTGACGAAGCTGGAGGACGGCAGAAGCAAGCCCGTCGCCAATCCCGCGACCGATCCTGCCGCCGATACCGCGAACGCGATTCGTGACCGGGCGGTGGTGCTTCGCGAAACCCCGCGCGTGCTGATCGAAACCCCGTCGGTGCGCGGATCGATCAACCTGCGCGGCGGGCGGATCGACGATCTGGTGCTCGTGCGGCACAAGGAAACCATCGCCAAGGATTCGCCCCCCGTCCGGCTGCTGTCGCCATCGGGTACCGCCGATGCCTATTTCGCGCAGTTCGGCTGGAGCGGCACCGGCATCACTCCGCCGCCGGCCGACGCGCTGTGGACCGCGTCGGGCGCGAAGCTCACCCCGACCACCCCCGTCACGCTCACGACGCAGGCGGGCAGCCAGCGCTATTTGATGCAGATTTCGGTCGACAACGACTATATGTTCACCGTGCGCCAGAGCATCGTGAACACCGGCGCGCAGCCGGTGCAGGTCGCGACCTATGGCCTGCTCAGCCGTCGCGGCTCGCCGGTCGACAAGGACACGATGACGATCCAGGTCGGCCCGATCTACGAAGCGGGCAACGGCGTGAAGTTCGACGTCGATTACAAGGATATCGACGCCGCCCCCACGACCTTCAACGCGAAGGGCGGCTGGCTGGGCTTCACCGACCATTACTGGATGACCGCGCTGATCCCGGATCAGAACGCGCAGCACGGCCTGTCGCTCAAGGGCGCCGACCAGCGCCATCAGGCCGACTATCGCTCGCCGACCCTCGCTACGCTCAACCCGGGCCAGGCGATGACGCAGAGTGCGCGCTTCTTTGCAGGGGCAAAGGAGAACAAGGTCCTCAACGCCTATGAGGAACAGGGCGTGCCCTATTTCTCGCGGTCGATCGACTGGGGCTGGTTCCGCGTCGTCGAGGAACCGATCTTCGTCTATCTCGACTGGCTGTTCCGCATGGTCGGCAATTTCGGCGTGGCGATCATCCTGCTGACGCTCACCATCCGCGGCCTGATGTTCCCGATCGCCCAGCGCCAGTTCGCGTCGATGGCGGCGATGCGCGCGATCCAGCCCAAGCTGAAGGTGCTGCAGGAACGCTACAAGGACGACAAGCCACGCCTCCAGCAGGAGATGATGGCGTTGTACAAGACGGAAAAGGTGAACCCGGTCGCCGGCTGCCTGCCGACGCTGATCCAGATTCCGATCTTCTACGCGCTGTACAAGGTGCTGTTGCTGACCATCGAAATGCGGCACCAGCCGTTTGTCGGCTGGATCAAGGATCTGTCGGCACCCGATCCGGCGACGATCCTGAACCTGTTCGGCTATCTCGACTTCACCCCGCCGCACTTCCTGGCGATCGGCATCGTGCCGGTGCTGCTCGGCATCTCGATGTACTTCCAGTTCAAGCTGAACCCGGCACCGATGGACGACATGCAGAAGCAGGTCTTCGGGCTGATGCCGTGGGTGCTGATGTTCATCATGGCGCCGTTCGCGGTCGGCCTGCAGGTCTACTGGATCACGTCGAACCTGCTGACCATCGCACAGCAGCAACTGCTCTATTCGCGGCATCCGGCGCTCAAGCAGGCGCCGGCCAAGTGA
- the yihA gene encoding ribosome biogenesis GTP-binding protein YihA/YsxC, protein MNDLPPPPPGDDRFDPDQIEAARKIFAGPIQFLKSAPSLDHLPSPDVPEIAFAGRSNVGKSSLLNALTGRTSLARTSVTPGRTQELNFFDIGQPLKLRLVDMPGYGFAKAPKDMVRKWRYLVNDYLRGRQVLKRTLVLIDSRHGIKDVDREVFEMLDKAATSYRIVLTKTDKIKATELDAVYAAVGDEVRKRPAAHPDVISTSSEKGMGIAELRAAVIESIG, encoded by the coding sequence GTGAACGACCTGCCACCCCCGCCGCCGGGCGACGACCGCTTCGATCCAGACCAGATCGAAGCGGCGCGCAAGATCTTTGCGGGCCCGATCCAGTTCCTGAAATCGGCACCGTCGCTCGACCATCTGCCGTCGCCAGACGTGCCGGAGATCGCGTTCGCCGGCCGATCGAACGTCGGCAAGTCGTCGCTGCTCAACGCGCTGACCGGCCGCACTTCGCTCGCGCGCACCTCGGTTACGCCGGGGCGGACGCAGGAGCTGAACTTCTTCGACATCGGGCAGCCGCTGAAACTGCGGCTGGTCGACATGCCCGGATACGGGTTCGCCAAGGCGCCCAAGGACATGGTCCGCAAGTGGCGCTATCTGGTGAACGACTATCTGCGCGGGCGGCAGGTATTGAAGCGCACACTGGTCCTGATCGATTCGCGCCACGGCATCAAGGATGTCGATCGCGAAGTGTTCGAGATGCTGGACAAGGCGGCGACCAGCTACCGCATCGTCCTGACCAAGACCGACAAGATCAAGGCGACCGAGTTGGACGCCGTGTACGCGGCGGTGGGCGACGAGGTCCGCAAGCGTCCGGCCGCGCATCCCGACGTCATCTCGACGTCGAGTGAAAAAGGCATGGGCATCGCCGAACTGCGCGCGGCGGTGATCGAATCGATCGGGTGA
- a CDS encoding aspartate-semialdehyde dehydrogenase, producing the protein MGYRVVVAGATGNVGREMLNILAEREFPIDDLAVLASSRSAGDMADFGETGKQYKIQNIEHFDPTGWDMALFAIGSEATKVYAPKFAAAGCTVIDNSSLYRMDPDVPLIVPEVNPEAIDGYKTRNIIANPNCSTAQMVVALKPLHDAATIKRVVVATYQSVSGAGKAGMDELFEQSRNIFVGDSAEPKKFTKQIAFNVIPHIDSFLDDGSTKEEWKMVVETKKILDPKIKVTATCVRVPVFVGHSEAINIELENELSAEDAQKILREAPGIMLVDKREDGGYATPIECVGDFATYVSRVREDSTVENGLALWCVSDNLRKGAALNAVQIAELLGRRHLKKD; encoded by the coding sequence GTGGGGTATCGGGTAGTCGTCGCGGGCGCGACCGGCAATGTCGGGCGCGAAATGCTAAACATCCTGGCGGAGCGCGAGTTTCCGATCGACGATCTGGCGGTGCTGGCATCGTCGCGCTCGGCCGGCGACATGGCCGATTTCGGCGAGACCGGTAAGCAGTACAAGATCCAGAATATCGAGCATTTCGATCCGACCGGATGGGACATGGCGCTGTTCGCGATCGGCAGCGAGGCGACCAAGGTCTATGCGCCCAAGTTCGCCGCCGCCGGCTGCACGGTGATCGACAATTCGTCGCTGTACCGCATGGACCCCGACGTTCCGCTGATCGTGCCGGAAGTGAACCCGGAGGCGATCGACGGGTACAAGACGCGCAACATCATCGCCAACCCCAATTGCTCGACCGCGCAGATGGTCGTGGCATTGAAGCCGCTGCACGATGCCGCCACGATCAAGCGCGTCGTCGTCGCGACCTACCAGTCGGTGTCGGGCGCGGGCAAGGCGGGGATGGACGAGCTGTTCGAACAGAGCCGCAACATCTTCGTCGGTGACTCGGCAGAGCCCAAGAAGTTCACCAAGCAGATCGCGTTCAACGTGATCCCGCACATCGACAGCTTCCTCGACGACGGGTCGACCAAGGAAGAGTGGAAGATGGTGGTCGAGACCAAGAAGATCCTCGATCCCAAGATCAAGGTGACCGCGACCTGCGTTCGCGTTCCCGTGTTCGTCGGCCATTCGGAAGCGATCAATATCGAGCTGGAAAACGAGCTGTCGGCCGAGGATGCGCAGAAGATCCTGCGCGAGGCGCCCGGCATCATGCTGGTCGACAAGCGTGAGGACGGCGGATACGCAACTCCGATCGAATGCGTCGGCGACTTCGCGACCTATGTCAGCCGCGTGCGCGAGGATTCGACCGTCGAGAACGGCCTGGCCCTGTGGTGCGTCAGCGACAATCTGCGCAAGGGCGCCGCGCTGAACGCGGTGCAGATCGCGGAGCTGCTGGGTCGCCGGCACCTGAAGAAGGATTGA
- a CDS encoding S9 family peptidase, translating into MGAALLAMGTAGMASEPAQPAAAGNPARAGELTLERVFASPDLNGSQPQNLKLSPDGKYVTLLRNRADERERFDLWAMDTTTREWRMLVDSKKVGTGAALSEAEKMQRERDRSLTGKRGILAYDWAPDGKSILVPLDGDLYLATIDGQVRRLTNSESGELNPVVSPEGNYVSFVRDQNLVALDLKTGKETALTTEGKDNVHFGEAEFVAQEEMGRRTGYWWSPGDRLVAVQRFDEAPVGIVTRSAIGAEGTSIYQQRYPKAGTPNVLVDLYVMKPDGSGRVKVDLGPDPDIYLARVDWTPDGKALLVQRQDRAQTRLDMLKVDPTTGRSTVLFTEESGPKSWINLSDAYHMMKDGSLIWWSERDGYGHLYRWQAGKWTQLTSGKWMVADLAGVDEAKGRVYFLANKDDVLERQLYRVDLSKPGAVTRMTEAGWSYGASMDGKAARLIVTRSNPDQPAQTYLADTSAKRIAWINENALSGDHPYAPYVASHRPTQFGEIKAADGSVLHWNMITPKLEPGKRYPVFFSHYGGPGSQVVRRAWGGALRQYLVDQGWIWFEIDNRGSPERGKAFENQIYRAMGSVEVDDQIAGANYLKTLPFVAPDKIATYGWSYGGYMTLKMLEKAPGVFAAGVAGAPVSRWELYDTHYTERYMGDPRTVPEAYATSATVADAAKISDPMLLIHGMADDNVVLEHSTAMMAAMQKSATPFELMLYPGQTHRVGGPGVSEHLWKTILNFLNRQVKDKP; encoded by the coding sequence ATGGGCGCAGCGTTGCTGGCAATGGGAACGGCCGGGATGGCGAGTGAACCGGCCCAGCCAGCGGCCGCCGGCAATCCGGCAAGGGCCGGCGAGCTGACTCTGGAGCGGGTGTTCGCCAGCCCCGACCTGAACGGCAGCCAGCCGCAGAATTTGAAGCTGTCGCCGGACGGCAAGTACGTCACGCTGCTGCGCAATCGGGCGGACGAGCGCGAGCGGTTCGATCTGTGGGCGATGGACACGACCACCCGCGAATGGCGGATGCTGGTCGATTCCAAGAAGGTCGGCACCGGTGCGGCGCTGTCCGAAGCGGAAAAGATGCAGCGCGAGCGCGACCGCTCGCTGACCGGCAAGCGCGGCATCCTGGCCTATGACTGGGCGCCCGATGGCAAGTCGATCCTCGTGCCGCTGGACGGCGACCTCTATCTCGCGACGATCGACGGCCAGGTCCGCCGGCTGACCAACAGCGAGAGCGGCGAGCTGAACCCGGTGGTCAGCCCGGAGGGCAACTATGTCAGCTTCGTACGCGACCAGAACCTGGTGGCGCTGGACCTGAAGACCGGCAAGGAAACCGCGCTCACCACCGAAGGCAAGGATAATGTCCATTTCGGCGAGGCGGAGTTCGTCGCGCAGGAAGAAATGGGACGGCGTACCGGCTATTGGTGGTCGCCGGGCGACCGGCTGGTCGCGGTGCAGCGCTTCGACGAGGCGCCGGTCGGCATCGTCACCCGCTCGGCGATCGGTGCCGAGGGGACGAGCATCTATCAGCAGCGTTACCCGAAGGCGGGCACGCCCAACGTGCTGGTCGACCTGTATGTGATGAAGCCGGACGGGTCGGGCCGGGTGAAGGTTGACCTGGGCCCCGATCCCGACATCTATCTGGCGCGGGTCGACTGGACGCCGGATGGCAAGGCGCTGCTGGTCCAGCGGCAGGACCGGGCGCAGACCAGGCTCGACATGCTGAAGGTCGATCCGACAACCGGTCGCTCGACCGTGCTGTTCACCGAAGAATCGGGACCGAAGAGCTGGATCAACCTGTCCGATGCCTATCACATGATGAAGGACGGGAGTCTCATCTGGTGGTCGGAGCGCGACGGGTACGGCCATCTGTACCGCTGGCAGGCAGGCAAGTGGACGCAGCTGACCAGCGGCAAATGGATGGTCGCAGATCTGGCGGGCGTCGACGAGGCGAAGGGGCGCGTCTATTTCCTCGCCAACAAGGACGATGTGCTGGAGCGGCAGCTATACCGCGTCGACCTGTCCAAGCCCGGCGCGGTCACGCGGATGACCGAGGCGGGCTGGTCCTACGGCGCGTCGATGGACGGGAAGGCGGCGCGGCTGATCGTCACCCGCTCCAACCCCGACCAGCCGGCGCAGACCTATCTGGCGGATACGTCGGCCAAGCGGATCGCGTGGATCAACGAGAATGCGCTGAGCGGCGATCACCCCTACGCGCCCTATGTCGCCAGCCATCGCCCGACGCAGTTCGGGGAGATCAAGGCGGCCGACGGGTCGGTGCTGCACTGGAACATGATCACGCCCAAGCTGGAGCCGGGCAAGCGCTATCCGGTGTTCTTCTCGCATTATGGCGGGCCGGGCAGCCAGGTCGTGCGCCGCGCATGGGGCGGGGCGCTGCGCCAATATCTGGTCGATCAGGGGTGGATCTGGTTCGAGATCGATAATCGCGGATCGCCCGAACGCGGCAAGGCGTTCGAGAACCAGATTTATCGCGCGATGGGATCGGTCGAGGTCGACGACCAGATTGCCGGCGCGAATTATCTCAAGACCTTGCCCTTCGTCGCGCCGGACAAGATCGCGACCTATGGCTGGTCCTATGGCGGCTATATGACGCTCAAGATGCTGGAAAAGGCGCCGGGCGTGTTCGCGGCGGGCGTGGCGGGCGCGCCGGTGTCGCGCTGGGAACTGTACGACACCCATTATACCGAGCGCTATATGGGCGATCCCCGCACGGTGCCCGAAGCCTATGCCACGTCGGCGACGGTGGCGGACGCGGCGAAGATCAGCGATCCGATGCTGCTGATCCACGGCATGGCCGACGATAACGTCGTGCTGGAACATTCGACCGCGATGATGGCGGCGATGCAGAAATCGGCGACACCGTTCGAACTGATGCTCTATCCGGGGCAGACCCACCGCGTCGGCGGACCGGGGGTGAGCGAGCATCTGTGGAAGACGATCCTGAACTTCCTGAACCGGCAGGTGAAGGACAAGCCGTAA
- a CDS encoding exopolysaccharide biosynthesis protein, whose translation MAENEKGGDPHSVGEVLDRLKELGEQAGAEKAKLGDMLEALGQRAYGPFFIIFPLIDISPVGGIPGLPTAMAVVMILLAVQLILGRKHLWLPGFLANRGLKGEKLVKVADKTRPIAKRMDKWFHGRLPALTKGPMVKVAGVAVVLLCLTVPPLELLPFASTAPMAAIMAFGIALLVRDGLLMIVACALSVGAVALGAGLFVSKSG comes from the coding sequence ATGGCGGAAAACGAAAAAGGCGGCGATCCGCATAGCGTGGGCGAGGTGCTTGACCGGTTGAAGGAACTGGGCGAGCAGGCCGGTGCCGAGAAAGCGAAGCTGGGCGACATGCTGGAGGCGCTGGGCCAGCGTGCCTATGGCCCGTTCTTCATCATCTTTCCGCTGATCGACATTTCGCCGGTCGGCGGCATTCCCGGCTTGCCGACGGCAATGGCGGTGGTGATGATCCTGCTTGCCGTTCAGTTGATCCTCGGCCGCAAGCATCTGTGGTTGCCGGGCTTCCTCGCCAATCGTGGGCTGAAGGGCGAAAAGCTGGTCAAGGTCGCCGACAAGACGCGGCCGATCGCCAAGCGGATGGACAAATGGTTTCACGGGCGGCTACCGGCGCTGACCAAGGGGCCGATGGTCAAGGTCGCCGGGGTGGCGGTAGTGCTGCTGTGCCTGACCGTGCCGCCGCTGGAACTGCTGCCCTTCGCCAGCACCGCGCCGATGGCGGCGATCATGGCGTTCGGCATCGCGCTGCTGGTGCGCGACGGGTTGCTGATGATCGTGGCGTGCGCGTTGTCGGTCGGGGCGGTGGCGCTGGGGGCGGGGTTGTTTGTGTCGAAGTCGGGGTAA
- a CDS encoding methyl-accepting chemotaxis protein yields MDTQFIQDSALYHGAWEAICRSQAVVHFGLDGTVLWANDLFLDVMGYGLPEIRGRHHRIFCRTEDGVSAHYAQFWHKLGEGAFDSGLYRRIDRQGHDVWLQATYNPILDGRGQPTSIVKIATDLTRQVLLEREVQARFDEGQRFQARLEQQAEALRLLMTQLAAIVTSIGDITAQTRLVALNAAIEAARAGEAGSGFAVVAREVKSLAEDIRHATERASAMLRENDQLTAIAA; encoded by the coding sequence ATGGACACGCAGTTCATCCAGGATAGCGCGCTGTATCACGGTGCGTGGGAGGCGATCTGCCGGTCGCAGGCGGTGGTCCATTTCGGGCTGGACGGCACCGTCCTGTGGGCCAACGATCTGTTCCTCGACGTCATGGGATATGGCCTGCCGGAGATACGCGGCCGGCATCACCGGATTTTCTGTCGGACGGAAGATGGCGTTTCCGCGCATTATGCGCAATTCTGGCACAAGCTGGGCGAGGGCGCGTTCGACAGCGGATTGTACCGGCGGATCGACCGGCAGGGCCATGATGTGTGGTTGCAGGCGACCTACAACCCGATCCTCGACGGTCGCGGCCAACCGACCTCGATCGTCAAGATCGCGACCGACCTGACGCGGCAGGTGCTGCTGGAACGCGAAGTGCAGGCACGCTTCGACGAGGGGCAGCGGTTTCAGGCGCGGCTGGAGCAGCAGGCGGAGGCGCTGCGGCTGCTGATGACGCAACTGGCGGCGATCGTCACCTCGATCGGCGATATCACCGCGCAGACGCGGCTGGTCGCGTTGAACGCCGCGATCGAGGCGGCGCGCGCGGGTGAGGCGGGGAGCGGCTTTGCCGTGGTCGCGCGCGAGGTGAAGTCGCTGGCCGAGGATATCCGCCACGCCACCGAACGCGCATCGGCCATGTTGCGTGAGAACGATCAGCTGACGGCCATCGCCGCCTGA
- a CDS encoding SH3 domain-containing protein: protein MSYGLAKGAGGVNGLPRGLLADTGKRQTFGDNIMRLGGRSIAVAAVLTVVATGAADAQRRKTPYYASIAAGEARMRSGPGKNYPTQWVYRRADMPIKVLDIYQDWRRVEDPDGTRGWLQVGLLSDRRTGFVGREVVELRASPQAGAAVVWRAAPGVVGRLSRCNGAWCFFDVKGRGGYVEQSRLWGVDPGETM from the coding sequence ATGTCATACGGATTGGCGAAGGGGGCGGGCGGCGTCAACGGCTTGCCGCGGGGGCTGCTTGCCGATACAGGCAAGCGACAGACATTCGGGGACAATATCATGCGCTTGGGCGGGCGATCGATCGCGGTGGCGGCGGTGCTGACGGTGGTTGCGACGGGAGCGGCCGATGCGCAGCGCCGCAAGACGCCCTATTATGCGTCGATCGCCGCGGGCGAGGCGCGGATGCGCAGCGGGCCGGGCAAGAATTATCCGACCCAGTGGGTCTATCGCCGCGCCGACATGCCGATCAAGGTGCTCGACATCTATCAGGACTGGCGCCGGGTCGAGGACCCGGACGGCACGCGTGGATGGTTGCAGGTCGGGCTGCTGAGCGACCGGCGCACCGGCTTTGTCGGGCGCGAGGTGGTCGAACTGCGCGCGTCGCCGCAGGCGGGGGCGGCGGTGGTGTGGCGCGCCGCGCCGGGGGTCGTCGGGCGGTTGTCGCGATGCAATGGCGCATGGTGCTTCTTCGATGTGAAGGGGCGCGGGGGCTATGTCGAACAGTCGCGGCTGTGGGGCGTCGATCCCGGCGAGACGATGTAG
- a CDS encoding DUF6402 family protein, which produces MSIDQVGTYLRDSYDFNGNQPLGSWGPGGLLRVALLAPAIEVEVRKQPSSFRQGFACFPVSNDPFRQYRGVTDMGGDFMIYSDIRGQRLAQPVTVMVPR; this is translated from the coding sequence GTGAGCATCGATCAGGTCGGTACCTACCTGCGTGACTCTTACGATTTCAACGGCAACCAGCCGCTGGGCAGCTGGGGTCCGGGCGGCCTTTTGCGCGTCGCGCTACTCGCACCGGCCATCGAAGTAGAGGTCCGCAAGCAACCCTCCTCTTTCCGACAGGGGTTTGCCTGTTTCCCGGTCAGCAACGACCCGTTCCGGCAATATCGTGGCGTTACGGACATGGGCGGGGACTTCATGATCTATTCGGACATACGCGGGCAGCGACTGGCCCAGCCCGTCACCGTCATGGTGCCACGATGA
- a CDS encoding alpha/beta fold hydrolase codes for MTQPPVTTHRFASFDGVEIAWAEIGEGRPVVLIHGYFSDAQTNWIKYGHAAKVAALGRRVIMPDLRAHGASARPHDAAAYPPDALAKDGMALIAHLGLTDYDLGGYSLGARTAVRMVTMGATPGRLVLSGMGLEGLLDTGRRAAHFRRILTNLGSFERGSPEWMAEAFLKTTGGDPVALLGILETFVDTSREELAGIRQPVLVLAGEEDDDNGSHAALANLLPDARLIETPGNHMSAVVKKELGDAIAGFLA; via the coding sequence GTGACCCAGCCCCCTGTCACCACCCATCGTTTCGCGAGCTTCGACGGGGTCGAGATCGCCTGGGCCGAAATAGGTGAGGGGCGGCCGGTCGTGCTGATCCACGGCTATTTCAGCGACGCGCAGACCAACTGGATCAAGTACGGCCATGCGGCGAAGGTCGCGGCGCTCGGTCGACGGGTCATCATGCCCGATCTGCGCGCGCATGGGGCGAGCGCCCGGCCGCACGACGCCGCCGCCTATCCGCCCGATGCGCTGGCGAAGGACGGCATGGCGCTGATCGCGCATCTCGGGCTGACCGACTATGACCTGGGCGGCTATTCGCTCGGCGCGCGGACGGCGGTGCGGATGGTAACGATGGGCGCGACGCCGGGCAGGCTGGTGCTGAGCGGCATGGGGCTGGAAGGGTTGCTCGACACCGGGCGGCGCGCGGCGCATTTCCGGCGCATCCTGACCAATCTCGGCAGCTTCGAGCGCGGGTCGCCGGAATGGATGGCGGAGGCGTTCCTGAAGACCACCGGAGGCGATCCGGTGGCGCTGCTCGGCATCCTCGAAACGTTCGTCGACACCTCGCGCGAGGAACTGGCCGGTATTCGGCAGCCGGTGCTGGTGCTGGCGGGCGAGGAGGACGACGATAATGGCAGCCACGCCGCGCTGGCCAACTTGTTGCCCGATGCGCGGCTGATCGAGACACCCGGCAACCACATGAGCGCGGTGGTGAAGAAGGAACTGGGCGACGCGATCGCGGGGTTTCTGGCCTGA
- a CDS encoding YitT family protein, translating to MPASPETTAINPALPHNGVPHSRSEDVYAIIVGCVMIALGLAMLRAAGLVTGGIAGVALLVSYLVPLPTGVLFTLINIPFFLFARAAMGSRFMWRTIAVNGGIALFSTMARYGFRIVEVHPAFAAVAGGTVIGMGILALARHDAGVGGTGVVTLWLQRTRGWNAGRTQIAIDLAILAASFAVVAPVQVAWSALSAAAISGILIAWHRPGRYTGY from the coding sequence ATGCCGGCCAGCCCGGAGACCACCGCCATCAATCCCGCCCTGCCCCATAACGGCGTACCGCACAGCCGATCCGAAGATGTCTATGCGATCATCGTCGGCTGCGTGATGATCGCGCTGGGCCTCGCCATGCTGCGCGCCGCCGGACTGGTGACCGGCGGCATCGCCGGGGTGGCGTTGCTGGTGTCCTATCTCGTGCCGCTGCCGACCGGCGTGCTGTTCACGCTGATCAACATTCCCTTCTTCCTGTTCGCGCGCGCGGCGATGGGGTCGCGCTTCATGTGGCGCACCATCGCGGTCAATGGCGGCATCGCGCTGTTTTCGACGATGGCGCGCTACGGCTTTCGCATCGTCGAGGTGCATCCGGCCTTCGCCGCGGTCGCGGGCGGTACGGTGATCGGCATGGGCATCCTCGCGCTGGCGCGGCACGATGCCGGCGTCGGCGGGACCGGCGTGGTGACGCTGTGGCTGCAACGCACGCGCGGGTGGAATGCGGGGCGGACGCAGATCGCGATCGACCTCGCCATCCTTGCCGCGTCCTTCGCGGTCGTCGCCCCGGTACAGGTCGCCTGGTCGGCGCTCAGCGCGGCGGCGATCAGCGGCATCCTGATCGCGTGGCACCGGCCGGGACGCTACACCGGCTATTGA